Proteins from a single region of Microbacterium sp. zg-Y818:
- the xerD gene encoding site-specific tyrosine recombinase XerD — MRIERAVDGYLRHVAVERGLSEHTSAAYRRDLDGYSRWLEVQGIADTDAVTADVVSAFIADRASADPPPAASSLARLQSAVRSFHRHLVREGLSDDDPTGRLRPPKAARRLPKALTIAQVEALIEASGPAASDALPGDLVGLRDRALLELLYATGARISEIVQLDVDDLAHGDVLRVRGKGDKERIVPIGSYARTAVDAYLTRVRPELSRRGSATPRLFLGVRGAPLSRQSAWLVIGQAAERAGLTAHVSPHTLRHSFATHLLQGGADVRVVQELLGHASVATTQIYTYVSPDALRDVYVTSHPRAR, encoded by the coding sequence ATGCGCATCGAGCGCGCGGTCGACGGGTACCTCCGTCACGTCGCGGTCGAGCGCGGTCTCTCGGAGCACACCAGTGCCGCCTACCGTCGCGACCTCGACGGGTACTCGCGCTGGCTTGAGGTGCAGGGAATCGCTGACACCGATGCTGTGACGGCCGACGTGGTGTCGGCGTTCATCGCGGACCGAGCCTCGGCCGACCCGCCGCCGGCGGCGTCGAGCCTGGCGCGGCTGCAATCCGCGGTGCGGTCGTTTCACCGTCACCTGGTGCGGGAGGGGCTCTCCGACGACGACCCGACGGGAAGGCTGCGACCGCCCAAGGCAGCGCGGCGTCTGCCGAAGGCGCTCACCATCGCGCAGGTGGAGGCGCTCATCGAGGCCTCGGGGCCTGCGGCATCCGATGCCCTGCCGGGCGACCTCGTCGGCCTTCGCGACCGCGCACTGCTGGAGCTGCTTTACGCCACCGGCGCGCGGATTTCGGAGATCGTCCAGCTCGACGTCGACGATCTCGCGCACGGTGACGTGCTGCGCGTGCGCGGAAAGGGCGACAAGGAGCGCATCGTGCCGATCGGCTCCTATGCGCGCACGGCGGTCGACGCGTACCTCACGCGGGTGCGGCCAGAGCTGTCGCGGCGGGGGAGTGCGACCCCGCGGCTGTTCCTGGGAGTCCGCGGCGCACCGCTGTCGCGGCAGAGCGCGTGGCTGGTCATCGGGCAGGCAGCTGAGCGCGCGGGGCTGACCGCGCACGTGTCGCCGCACACCCTGCGGCATTCGTTCGCGACGCACCTGCTGCAGGGCGGCGCCGACGTGCGCGTCGTGCAGGAGCTGCTCGGCCACGCCTCGGTGGCCACGACCCAGATCTACACCTACGTCTCGCCCGACGCGCTGCGCGACGTGTACGTCACGTCCCACCCGCGGGCTCGCTGA
- a CDS encoding vitamin K epoxide reductase family protein yields MSTTAATTLRPSRALAVFWIVAAAAGWVVSFLLYQEYIGQLTGADPLFSCQISVLVTCGPNLLSPGGNLLGFSNSLIGMTLFLGPIYAGVSALAAPDGLRVWFWRVFTLFVLGGFLLVHLFAYRSVFEYGSLCPWCMVVWLVTIPLFWFTLGWALRDGVWGRMPRLGAALLTWAPLLTVTNYALIAIVAQVRLDVLGSL; encoded by the coding sequence ATGTCGACCACTGCCGCGACCACCCTTCGCCCATCGCGCGCGCTCGCCGTCTTCTGGATCGTCGCGGCAGCGGCCGGGTGGGTGGTGTCGTTCCTGCTCTACCAGGAGTACATCGGGCAGCTGACGGGAGCGGACCCGCTGTTCTCGTGCCAGATCAGTGTGCTGGTCACGTGCGGACCCAACCTGCTGTCACCCGGCGGCAACCTTCTGGGGTTCAGCAACTCGCTCATCGGCATGACGCTCTTCCTCGGCCCGATCTACGCCGGCGTGAGTGCGCTGGCCGCGCCCGACGGGCTGCGGGTGTGGTTCTGGCGCGTCTTCACACTGTTCGTCCTCGGCGGCTTCCTGCTGGTGCACCTCTTCGCCTACCGCAGCGTCTTCGAGTACGGCTCGCTCTGCCCCTGGTGCATGGTGGTGTGGCTCGTGACCATTCCGCTGTTCTGGTTCACGCTCGGCTGGGCGCTCCGCGATGGGGTGTGGGGGCGGATGCCGCGCCTCGGCGCCGCCTTGCTGACGTGGGCGCCGCTGCTCACGGTGACGAACTACGCCCTCATCGCGATTGTGGCCCAGGTGCGGCTCGATGTGCTGGGCAGCCTCTGA
- a CDS encoding septum formation family protein yields the protein MKFARPQLALAGLVVLGMTTLTACSAASLPDTSSEPVRDAESGQVTESSEAVDVFAIRVGDCLNTSELTGETELESVPVVPCEEPHEDEVYHAFDVEGSEYPGTDALAAEADETCIAEFGTFVGTPWEESALEYWPMYPSEQSWAGGDREILCIAYDPSQLVTGTLAGAAR from the coding sequence ATGAAGTTCGCCCGCCCCCAGCTCGCCCTCGCCGGCCTCGTCGTGCTCGGTATGACCACGCTGACCGCGTGTTCCGCCGCGTCGCTGCCGGACACCTCGTCGGAGCCCGTTCGCGACGCCGAGAGCGGCCAGGTCACCGAGAGCTCCGAAGCCGTCGACGTCTTCGCGATCCGCGTCGGGGACTGCCTCAACACCTCGGAGCTGACCGGCGAGACCGAGCTGGAGAGCGTCCCGGTCGTCCCCTGCGAGGAACCGCACGAGGACGAGGTCTACCACGCCTTCGACGTCGAGGGATCTGAGTACCCCGGCACCGACGCGCTCGCGGCCGAGGCCGACGAGACGTGCATCGCCGAGTTCGGCACCTTCGTCGGCACACCCTGGGAGGAGTCGGCGCTGGAGTACTGGCCGATGTACCCCAGCGAGCAGTCGTGGGCAGGTGGGGACCGCGAGATCCTCTGCATCGCGTACGACCCCTCGCAACTGGTCACCGGCACGCTCGCCGGCGCCGCGCGCTAG
- a CDS encoding ParA family protein, whose translation MAGKAQAAKTAAGDTPIGPTGRPYQGFPTPPKLDGHGPARIISLCNQKGGVGKTTTTINLAASLAEYGRRVLAVDFDPQGALSAGLGIATHEIPTIYDLLLDSKRDPHEVIVSTAVEGLDILPANIDLSAAEVHLVNEVARETILARVLRKVAGEYDVILIDCQPSLGLLTVNALTASHGVLIPLECEFFALRGVALLIETIDKVRDRLNPSIELDGVLATMYDPRTLHSREVLERVVDAFGDDVLETVIGRTVKFPDASVSGVPIIDFAPEHPAAQAYLRLARELVARGAVA comes from the coding sequence GTGGCGGGTAAGGCACAGGCGGCGAAGACCGCGGCGGGGGACACACCGATCGGTCCCACCGGTCGCCCCTATCAGGGCTTCCCGACCCCGCCGAAGCTCGACGGTCACGGTCCCGCGCGAATCATCTCGCTGTGCAACCAGAAGGGCGGCGTCGGAAAGACGACGACCACCATCAACCTCGCCGCGTCGCTGGCCGAGTACGGTCGCCGGGTGCTCGCGGTGGACTTCGACCCGCAGGGCGCGCTGTCGGCGGGTCTCGGCATCGCGACGCACGAGATCCCCACCATCTACGACCTGCTGCTGGACAGCAAGCGCGACCCGCACGAGGTCATCGTGTCCACCGCCGTCGAGGGCCTGGACATCCTCCCCGCCAACATCGACCTCTCTGCGGCCGAGGTGCACCTGGTCAACGAGGTCGCCCGCGAGACGATCCTCGCCCGCGTGCTGCGCAAGGTCGCGGGGGAGTACGACGTCATCCTCATCGACTGTCAGCCGTCGCTCGGTCTGCTGACCGTCAACGCGCTCACGGCGAGCCACGGCGTGCTCATTCCGCTCGAATGCGAGTTCTTCGCCCTGCGCGGCGTCGCCCTGCTCATCGAGACCATCGACAAGGTGCGCGACCGCCTCAACCCGAGCATCGAGCTCGACGGCGTGCTGGCGACCATGTACGACCCGCGCACGCTGCACTCGCGCGAGGTGCTGGAGCGGGTGGTCGACGCGTTCGGTGACGATGTGCTCGAAACCGTCATCGGCCGCACGGTGAAGTTCCCGGATGCCTCCGTATCGGGCGTTCCCATCATCGACTTCGCACCCGAGCACCCGGCTGCCCAGGCCTACCTGCGGCTGGCGCGGGAGCTGGTCGCCCGTGGCGCCGTCGCCTGA
- a CDS encoding ScpA family protein, with product MAPSPDDDPSAVVEPSTKAQAETAEPGFRVSLDVFDGPFDLLLSLISQHELDITEVALSRVTDEFIAYLRSMQTAEQLDEASEFLVVAVTLLDMKVAGLLPQGELVDAESVALLEARDLLFARLLQYRAFKEVSAWFAAHLQAEDRRHTRSVPLEEKYRRAVPELVWTLSPDDFAALAVVAMAPKEIPHVGLDHLHAPLVSIREQAAIVVTLLRAAGTLNFRDLVAGVDQTGVVVARFLAVLELYRHAALSFEQLEPLGELTLRWTAERWSDDSLASLGADYDR from the coding sequence GTGGCGCCGTCGCCTGACGACGACCCGTCCGCCGTCGTCGAGCCGTCGACGAAAGCCCAGGCCGAGACGGCCGAACCCGGATTCCGCGTCTCGCTCGACGTGTTCGACGGTCCGTTCGACCTGCTGCTCTCACTCATCTCGCAGCACGAGCTGGACATCACCGAGGTCGCGCTCAGCCGGGTGACCGACGAGTTCATCGCCTACCTGCGGTCGATGCAGACCGCCGAGCAGCTCGACGAGGCATCCGAGTTCCTGGTCGTCGCCGTGACGCTCCTGGACATGAAGGTGGCGGGCCTGCTGCCGCAGGGCGAGCTGGTGGATGCCGAATCGGTCGCCCTCCTCGAGGCACGGGATCTGCTCTTCGCGCGTCTGCTGCAGTACCGCGCGTTCAAAGAGGTCTCGGCCTGGTTCGCCGCCCACCTGCAGGCCGAGGACCGCCGGCACACCCGCTCGGTGCCGCTGGAGGAGAAGTACCGTCGCGCCGTGCCGGAGCTCGTGTGGACACTCTCGCCCGATGACTTCGCCGCGCTCGCGGTGGTCGCCATGGCGCCGAAGGAGATCCCGCATGTCGGGCTCGACCACCTGCACGCGCCCCTGGTGTCGATCCGTGAGCAGGCGGCGATCGTCGTGACTCTGCTGCGCGCTGCCGGCACCCTCAACTTCCGCGACCTCGTCGCCGGTGTGGACCAGACCGGCGTCGTCGTCGCGCGGTTCCTCGCCGTGCTCGAGCTCTACCGCCACGCCGCCCTGTCGTTCGAGCAGCTCGAGCCACTGGGCGAACTGACCCTCCGCTGGACCGCCGAACGGTGGTCGGACGACAGCCTCGCCTCTCTGGGAGCCGACTATGACCGATGA
- the scpB gene encoding SMC-Scp complex subunit ScpB, with product MTDDPSLHTEPVAVPATDDSEEPVQRPQDVASVAERLEAILLVVDEPQSLVGLAAAVGAPVPAVRQAIETLVADYDGKAAGPRRGFELREVGGGWRFYVRAEHDALVSEFVNAQAPSRLSQAALETLAVIAYKQPVTRSQVASIRAVNVDSVVRTLVARGLITELFTDPETGAINYGTTDALLVNLGINSLDELPHISPLLDDGADGFDVEGLR from the coding sequence ATGACCGATGACCCCTCGCTGCACACCGAACCTGTGGCCGTGCCCGCGACCGACGACAGCGAAGAGCCCGTGCAGCGGCCGCAGGACGTGGCATCCGTTGCAGAGCGCCTCGAGGCGATCCTGCTCGTCGTCGACGAGCCGCAGTCGCTCGTCGGTCTCGCGGCCGCGGTCGGCGCGCCCGTGCCGGCCGTGCGCCAGGCGATCGAGACGCTCGTGGCCGACTACGACGGCAAGGCCGCAGGCCCCCGCCGCGGATTCGAGCTGCGCGAGGTCGGCGGCGGCTGGCGCTTCTACGTGCGCGCCGAGCACGACGCGCTCGTCTCGGAGTTCGTGAACGCACAGGCTCCGTCGCGGCTGTCTCAGGCGGCGCTTGAGACCCTGGCCGTCATCGCCTACAAGCAGCCCGTGACCCGCAGCCAGGTGGCGTCGATCCGCGCGGTCAACGTCGATTCGGTGGTGCGCACGCTCGTGGCGCGCGGGCTCATCACCGAACTGTTCACCGACCCCGAGACCGGGGCGATCAACTACGGCACGACCGACGCGCTGCTGGTCAACCTGGGCATCAACTCCCTCGACGAGCTGCCCCACATCTCGCCCCTGCTGGACGACGGCGCCGACGGGTTCGATGTGGAAGGCCTGCGATGA
- a CDS encoding pseudouridine synthase, with translation MDTEGVRLQKALANAGVASRRVSENLIVEGRVRVNGQVVTELGSRVDPERDLIDVDGTVIQLDQSKRYVMLNKPTGVVSTMKDENGRPDLRQYTKDWPERLYNVGRLDAETSGLLVLTNDGDLAHVLAHPSFGVNKVYIAKVSGRVTAQTISRLTKGIELEDGPIAADKARLLDTSGETSLVELTLHSGRNRIVRRMMSEVGHPVVELVRRQFGPLHLGSLPAGRARELTTVERGALLTLARAATEEPSPGDQESQ, from the coding sequence ATGGACACCGAGGGTGTACGGCTGCAGAAGGCGCTCGCGAACGCGGGTGTCGCTTCGAGGCGGGTCTCCGAGAATCTCATCGTCGAGGGGCGCGTGCGGGTGAACGGCCAGGTCGTCACCGAGCTCGGGTCCCGTGTCGACCCCGAGCGCGATCTCATCGACGTGGACGGCACGGTCATCCAGCTCGACCAGTCCAAGCGCTATGTCATGCTCAACAAGCCCACCGGCGTCGTCAGCACCATGAAGGACGAGAACGGCCGCCCCGACCTGCGCCAGTACACGAAGGACTGGCCGGAGCGGCTCTACAACGTCGGACGCCTGGATGCCGAGACCTCCGGGCTGCTGGTGCTCACCAACGACGGCGACCTCGCGCACGTGCTCGCCCACCCGTCGTTCGGGGTGAACAAGGTGTACATCGCCAAGGTGTCCGGCCGGGTCACCGCACAGACGATCAGCCGGTTGACCAAAGGCATCGAGCTGGAGGACGGCCCCATCGCCGCCGACAAGGCCCGACTGCTGGACACATCGGGCGAGACGAGTCTGGTCGAGCTCACCCTGCACTCCGGCCGCAACCGCATCGTGCGGCGCATGATGAGCGAGGTCGGCCACCCCGTCGTCGAACTCGTCCGACGCCAGTTCGGGCCGCTGCACCTGGGAAGTCTCCCGGCTGGGCGGGCACGTGAGTTGACTACAGTGGAACGCGGCGCGCTGCTCACTTTGGCGCGCGCCGCGACGGAAGAGCCGTCGCCGGGTGACCAGGAGAGCCAGTGA
- a CDS encoding prephenate dehydrogenase, producing MTDSTTGPLAARVQGPVRIVGAGLLGSSIGHALRARGVDVVLDDTSPAQLRLAIDYGAGRAARADDAPVLVVVAVPPDVTADVIERELAAYPQAVVTDVASVKLEPLRRLRERGVDLTRYIGSHPLAGRERGGAIAARADIFVGRPWVVCRDGETRPGDLALVEGLALDLGAMPIEMSPEEHDQAVALTSHVPQLVASLLAGRFVDAPEGSLRLAGQGVRDTTRIAASAPELWVQILGANAAPVVDVLDALAADLTAVSAALREPEVPGARRDVAETIRRGNDGVERLPGKHGQNRRFEPVVVMVDDRPGQLGRLFGDLGVLDVNVEDLRLEHSPGAQFGLAEVSVVPAAVRRTVDGLTARGWKIASTND from the coding sequence GTGACCGATTCGACGACGGGGCCGCTCGCTGCGCGCGTGCAGGGCCCCGTCCGCATCGTGGGTGCCGGGCTGCTGGGTTCGAGCATCGGCCACGCGCTGCGCGCCCGCGGGGTGGACGTCGTGCTCGACGACACATCCCCGGCACAGCTGCGCCTGGCCATCGACTACGGCGCCGGCCGCGCCGCGCGCGCCGATGATGCGCCCGTGCTCGTCGTCGTGGCGGTGCCGCCCGACGTCACCGCCGACGTCATCGAGCGTGAGCTGGCCGCCTATCCGCAGGCCGTCGTCACCGATGTCGCCAGCGTCAAGCTCGAGCCGCTCCGGCGGCTGCGGGAGCGCGGCGTTGACCTCACCCGCTACATCGGCTCGCACCCGCTGGCCGGCCGCGAGCGGGGCGGCGCCATCGCCGCCCGCGCCGACATCTTCGTCGGCCGCCCGTGGGTCGTCTGCCGCGACGGCGAGACCCGGCCGGGCGACTTGGCGCTGGTCGAGGGTCTCGCGCTGGACCTCGGCGCCATGCCGATCGAGATGAGCCCCGAGGAGCACGATCAGGCCGTGGCGCTCACCTCCCATGTGCCGCAGCTGGTGGCGAGCCTCTTGGCCGGCCGCTTCGTCGACGCGCCAGAGGGCTCGCTGCGCCTTGCCGGACAGGGAGTGCGGGACACCACGCGCATCGCGGCATCCGCCCCCGAACTCTGGGTGCAGATCCTCGGCGCCAACGCAGCCCCGGTGGTCGACGTTCTCGACGCGCTGGCCGCTGACCTCACGGCCGTGTCGGCGGCGCTGCGCGAACCCGAGGTCCCCGGGGCCCGCCGCGACGTGGCTGAGACCATCCGCCGCGGAAACGACGGCGTCGAGCGACTCCCCGGCAAACACGGCCAGAATCGCCGCTTCGAACCCGTCGTGGTGATGGTCGATGACCGCCCCGGCCAGCTGGGGCGCCTCTTCGGCGACCTCGGCGTCCTCGACGTGAACGTCGAGGACCTGCGTCTGGAGCACTCTCCCGGCGCACAGTTCGGCCTGGCGGAAGTCAGCGTCGTCCCCGCCGCGGTGCGACGGACCGTCGATGGTCTGACGGCGCGGGGCTGGAAGATTGCGAGCACCAATGACTGA
- the cmk gene encoding (d)CMP kinase yields MTDTSLGSDPTGGPIVVAIDGPAGSGKSSVSKQAARRLSYGYLDTGAAYRALAWHALSHGVDTSDAVAVLEVAGDFDFAISLDPDDYWVRVGATDVTDAIRESRVSDAVSGVARVPAVREAVNAMFRALVATSGLAGVIVEGRDITTVVTPDAPVRILLTAAPEVRAARRSAEITTQDATAVADALHRRDAADSKVVDFLTAAPGVTVVDSTALNFEQTVDAVLDVVHAETGAHHER; encoded by the coding sequence ATGACTGACACCTCCCTCGGCTCCGACCCGACCGGCGGCCCCATCGTCGTCGCGATCGACGGCCCGGCCGGCAGCGGCAAGTCCAGCGTCTCGAAGCAGGCCGCCCGGCGGCTGTCGTACGGCTACCTCGACACCGGCGCCGCCTACCGGGCGCTGGCCTGGCACGCGCTGTCGCACGGTGTCGACACCTCCGACGCCGTCGCGGTGCTCGAGGTCGCGGGCGACTTCGACTTCGCGATCTCGCTCGACCCCGACGACTACTGGGTGAGGGTCGGCGCCACGGACGTGACCGACGCCATCCGTGAGTCCCGCGTGTCGGACGCTGTGAGCGGCGTTGCGCGGGTCCCGGCGGTGCGCGAGGCCGTCAACGCCATGTTCCGTGCGCTGGTGGCGACGTCGGGCCTTGCCGGCGTCATCGTCGAGGGCAGGGACATCACCACGGTGGTGACCCCCGATGCGCCGGTGCGGATTCTCCTCACCGCCGCGCCCGAGGTGCGCGCTGCGCGCCGCAGCGCCGAGATCACGACGCAGGATGCCACGGCCGTCGCCGACGCCCTGCACCGTCGCGACGCCGCCGACTCCAAGGTCGTGGACTTCCTCACCGCCGCCCCCGGCGTGACGGTGGTCGATTCGACCGCATTGAATTTCGAACAGACTGTGGATGCCGTACTCGACGTCGTCCACGCAGAGACGGGAGCGCACCATGAGCGCTGA
- the der gene encoding ribosome biogenesis GTPase Der, producing MSAEEEYEGGPDNLAEKLADMDEHLAEQRAATLRASLSDYELDDEDAGLLAGAAQGDDGIEYTPALPVVAIVGRPNVGKSALVNRILGRREAVVEDTPGVTRDRVTYKAEWMDRRFSLVDTGGWEPDARGIDRSVAAQAEVAIDLADVVLFVVDAMVGATSTDEHVVKLLRKSGKPVFLVANKIDDQRHEPEAAALWALGLGQPYPVSAIHGRGVADLLDDVMKVLPEVSAVAKQEIGGPRRVAILGRPNVGKSSLLNKAAGEERVVVNELAGTTRDPVDEVVELGGKLWRLVDTAGIRRRVHLQQGADFYASLRTSAALEKAEVAVVVLDVSQPLSEQDVRIIDLVLESGRALVLAFNKWDRLNDDDMENIDRRRYLEREIEQDLAHVAWAPRVNISALTGRHLDKLVPALETALESWDQRIPTGKFNAFLSELVAEHPHPLRGGKQPRILFGTQASTRPPTFVLFTTGFLDPGYRRFIQRRLRELFGFEGTPIVINMRVREKRQR from the coding sequence ATGAGCGCTGAAGAAGAATACGAAGGCGGCCCGGACAACCTGGCCGAGAAGCTCGCCGACATGGACGAGCACCTCGCCGAGCAGCGTGCAGCGACCCTGCGCGCCTCGCTGTCGGACTATGAGCTCGACGACGAAGACGCCGGCCTGCTCGCCGGTGCGGCGCAGGGCGATGACGGCATCGAGTACACCCCGGCGCTGCCGGTGGTCGCGATCGTCGGCCGCCCCAACGTCGGCAAGTCCGCGCTGGTCAACCGCATCCTCGGACGCCGCGAGGCCGTCGTTGAGGACACCCCCGGTGTGACCCGCGACCGCGTCACCTACAAGGCCGAGTGGATGGACCGCCGGTTCTCGCTGGTGGACACCGGTGGCTGGGAGCCCGACGCGCGTGGCATCGACCGCTCGGTGGCAGCACAGGCCGAGGTCGCGATCGACCTCGCCGACGTGGTGCTGTTCGTCGTCGACGCGATGGTGGGCGCCACCTCGACCGACGAGCATGTGGTGAAGCTGCTGCGAAAGAGCGGCAAGCCGGTCTTCCTCGTCGCCAACAAGATCGACGACCAGCGTCACGAGCCCGAGGCCGCAGCCCTGTGGGCCCTCGGACTCGGCCAGCCGTACCCCGTCTCGGCCATCCACGGCCGCGGCGTCGCGGACCTTCTCGACGACGTCATGAAGGTGCTGCCGGAGGTCTCGGCGGTCGCCAAGCAGGAGATCGGCGGTCCCCGCCGTGTGGCGATCCTCGGTCGCCCCAACGTCGGAAAGTCGTCGCTGCTGAACAAGGCCGCCGGCGAGGAGCGCGTCGTCGTCAACGAACTGGCGGGCACCACCCGCGACCCCGTCGACGAGGTCGTGGAGCTGGGCGGCAAGCTCTGGCGGCTCGTCGACACCGCCGGCATCCGTCGCCGGGTGCACCTGCAGCAGGGCGCGGACTTCTACGCGTCGCTGCGCACCTCGGCCGCGCTCGAGAAGGCCGAGGTCGCCGTCGTCGTGCTCGACGTCAGCCAGCCGCTGAGCGAGCAGGACGTGCGCATCATCGACCTCGTGCTCGAATCGGGACGCGCCCTCGTGCTGGCGTTCAACAAGTGGGATCGCCTGAACGACGACGACATGGAGAACATCGACCGTCGCCGCTACCTCGAGCGCGAGATCGAGCAGGACCTCGCCCACGTGGCGTGGGCGCCGCGGGTGAACATCTCCGCCCTCACCGGTCGCCACCTCGACAAGCTCGTGCCCGCGCTCGAAACGGCGCTGGAGTCGTGGGATCAGCGCATCCCCACCGGCAAGTTCAACGCGTTCCTCTCCGAACTCGTCGCCGAGCACCCGCACCCGCTGCGCGGCGGAAAGCAGCCCCGCATCCTGTTCGGCACGCAGGCCTCGACCCGCCCGCCGACATTCGTGCTGTTCACGACCGGGTTCCTCGACCCCGGCTACCGCCGGTTCATCCAGCGGCGCCTGCGCGAGCTGTTCGGCTTCGAGGGCACCCCGATCGTCATCAACATGCGGGTGCGCGAGAAGCGCCAGCGCTGA
- a CDS encoding anaerobic ribonucleoside-triphosphate reductase activating protein: MITPTTDDLRVAGLTRLSTVDWPGMLAATVFLQGCPWDCFYCHNPALIAPRATPAMTWHEVAAFLDSRVGLLDAVVFTGGEPTMQHALLPAMQTVRARGFAVGLHTGGAYPRQLARVLPLVDWVGLDIKAATDDRYTAVTGRPGAGERAWLSLELVLTQQRLRENTDRPLQHEVRTTVHPDAIDEAGLTALGCRLADAGVRDWAVQRFRDTGTRTPLPRGARTTRAVALDGIPTARFDRVTVR, encoded by the coding sequence ATGATCACCCCCACCACCGACGACCTGCGCGTCGCGGGCCTCACGCGCCTGTCGACGGTGGACTGGCCGGGCATGCTGGCGGCCACGGTGTTCCTGCAGGGGTGCCCATGGGACTGCTTCTACTGCCACAACCCGGCGCTGATCGCCCCGCGGGCGACACCCGCGATGACGTGGCACGAGGTGGCGGCGTTCCTCGACTCGCGGGTCGGGCTGCTCGACGCCGTGGTGTTCACCGGCGGCGAGCCCACCATGCAGCACGCGCTGCTCCCCGCGATGCAGACGGTCCGCGCCCGCGGCTTCGCCGTGGGACTGCACACCGGCGGGGCGTATCCGCGGCAGCTGGCGCGTGTGCTGCCGCTGGTGGACTGGGTGGGACTGGACATCAAGGCGGCCACCGACGACCGCTACACCGCGGTCACCGGCCGCCCGGGCGCAGGCGAGCGCGCATGGCTGTCGCTCGAGCTCGTGCTCACCCAGCAGCGGCTGCGCGAGAACACCGACCGCCCGCTGCAGCACGAGGTGCGCACGACCGTGCACCCCGACGCGATCGACGAAGCCGGCCTCACCGCGCTCGGATGCCGCCTGGCGGATGCCGGTGTGCGCGACTGGGCGGTGCAGCGATTCCGCGACACCGGCACCCGCACACCGCTCCCCCGCGGCGCCCGGACGACGCGCGCGGTCGCTCTCGACGGCATCCCCACCGCACGGTTCGACCGCGTCACCGTGCGCTGA